In the genome of Arachis stenosperma cultivar V10309 chromosome 2, arast.V10309.gnm1.PFL2, whole genome shotgun sequence, the window AAATTGGCCACAAGTTGAATTGATAATGGGCCAGGCTGAATCGGCCGAACTTAAATGGGCCAATAAAGCAAAACATCAGACCCAATTGAATAATCTCTTTCttgaaacgacgtcgtttttcATAGTGCGTTTTCTTCTGCCTCTCTATGGAAACGTCGTTTTTCACAGGGcgttttcttctctctctctgtggttgaagaagaagaagaagatgatgatgcgAACAAGGTTGCTATGGTCGAGCTTGGGGTTCGTGTCAACAAGTGCAGTGTTCTCTCATTTCATATGGAAGGACCTTTGGGTTGATCGCCACGCGCTTTCCTCAGAAATTGACCACCATTTTCACGCGCTCCAAGCTCGCGTCTCCAACCTAGAGTCCTCTTCATCATTGTCTGGTAATCAAAATCCAGTTTCTGATCAGGTGCTTTCCATTTCTACACTTTAATTTTTCCGGAATTGCCTTTAATTTTGACAATTTCCCTcaaatttgcatcaaaatcgcttttaattttaattaaaaattagtaacacaaaaaaaatgtgaaaattGACCTATGGAAACACTTGTTGACTTTACGAAATCAATTTATGGTGATTGTCACTTAGATTTAGTGTGCTAAGTGAACAAATTCTGGCAAAAGTTATGATTTCCGATTTTAGCCCTAATTTTAGTTTAGGAATGAACTCACCCTTTATGATTGTGATTGTTGTAAGAATGGTGAAAGGATTTTTGTAGTAGGAGTGATTTTTCTCTTTGATTGTTTTCGAAAACTTGGTTTTGACAATGTTAATGCTCTTGATTCTAGAATAGCTCAAGCTTTGACTATATTCTTATAAATCCTACTTTCTCTTAACTATGCAAATCTAGAGAATTCTTGAAGTTCAGGCTATGCAGATCTCAAATCAATTATGCAAACACTATAGTCTATAAGCATGTTGAAACTAGAATCAATTACCCTCGGCTGTGTTTGGTAGCAAGAACATGACAAAACTATAAAGATAGAGGCACAAAAATGTGTTTGGAATTGGAGACAAATATACAAAATCAGTCTCAACATACACATTTCCTGCATTTTACCTTCTTCCAAAAAGTTGACAGATTTGATTGCGAAAGATTCAGTTGAAATAAAACTCTGTGCGTTGGAAGTGATAGCTTTGGTTTGCATGAAAGTATTGTGTACTGATATTAAACTCTTATCTGTTTTTTTATATGGCAGATTGAAGGCTCTAGCTAAGTATTATTTTCTGCTCAAACGTTGTGTCTTCAAGATTTTGAGAGTGCTTTGCTTCAAAGCAACTGATGAGAAGACCCAAAATTTCTTTTCCCTTTGAAATTAGCAGATAGTTTACCATGAGATTTTATTAAACAGTATGCAACATTATAATATAACAATTCCATTCCTTTGGATGTTGAATTGAATATTGGGTATATTTtagtaaacaaaaaaaacagCTGAAGTAATATTTCATTGATTGTAGTGATTCATTTCATGAAAATTATTGCTAATTCAGTAAATTGTTTCAATTAGAATTAGAATTAGAATAGATTGAAATCTAACAAAGAGGTACTGGTAATTATTTACTTAAGGGGGGATTTTTTATTAACTCAGTACCTCCAATAGGAATATTTATTAATGTATTTTTAAAGGAATTCCTCTAATACTCTTTTGAAATTAGAAGATAAATTATCTTCTCTCATGTTTTATTATGCAATAAgtatgttttatatattttaacaCTTGAAATAATCATATTTAACCAATCCCAACACATAAAAATAAGCTTTTGGAACACATATGAAATATACTTTAGGATTACACAAGTGTTTCTCAAGTTTTATAGTTCTATGAGAAAGAAAATGATGCGATAAGTTaattatttagaatttaattcAGAGGTAATGCTCtatattcaaataaaacatatgaaaaaatattttatatgttaaatacgtgtgtaattaaaattattatgtgATAACTGATGAGTGATAACATACAAGAAGGGATTATTTAcctttcaattttcaaaaaaatatcgaaataattttaatttttaaatattgcaTTTACATGTATATATCGTCTCATTTGTTCTTTCTTTAAAATGTTAAATCTTTGTCCAAATGACAAATATCACAGCGACACGATGTTATTTCAAACACTTTTACTTTATTGAAAAGTTGACATCACTTTATTTCAAACAATCTGTTTCATGGAAGATGGAGCCTACCATAAAACATTTTCTGAGAAATTGTCCCTTGCCATTGGCGTTTTCTTCAGCCTTCTTCCAATTAGAACTTCTGCAACTGTATCTGAAGTTTCCCCGATCCAGTGATTCCAATTTCCACACACATTCCTACCAAGGCTCTTAAAAAGACCATATTCATACTCTTAACAATACCATCAAAATCAAAGTCAACTCTTGAATCAGCAATGATCACTGATGtaccttcttcttcctcctcttcctctcctTCCGTCAAGACCCGTAGATGGATCAACCATGTATTCATCAGTTTCAGGGGTGAAGACACCAGAAAAGGCTTCACAGATCACCTTTATGCTGCACTGGAAAGAAGGGGTTGTATCAAAACTTTCAAGGATGATCATGACCTTGAGAGTGGGGAAATCATATCTAAAGGGCTCATCAAGGGAATTCAAGAGTCCATGTTTGCGCTTGTTGTCCTCTCACCAAACTATGCTTCCTCAAGATGGTGCTTGGATGAGCTGCAAAACATCGTTGAGTGCAGGGAAAAGTTCAACCAAGTGGTTTTTCCTATCTTCTATGGTGTAGAACCCTCTGATGTAAGGTATCAGAGAGGAACCTTTGAAGAAGCTTTCAGAAAACATGAAGAGAGGTTCAAAGAAGAGAAGGGGAAAGTCCAAAGATGGAGAGATGCATTGCAAAAAGTTGCAAGTTATTCCGGTTGGGACTCCAAAGATAAGTGAGTTCTCTTGTCattcattttgattttttttccctAGTGATCTGAAGTTTTTTTAACTTTTTGGTACCGAAATGAGAGAATTGGACACCAAACATAGTTAAAGTGATCAATcccttctatatatatatattagtttatTTCTTGGCCCATAGTCAAGTATTTCAAGTTTTCACGAGTAGATTTAACTCATACTCTAGAGACATGCATAACCATCTATTTTCATTATAATGTTTAGAAGttatataaaaatcaacaatGAATGGTTTTGTAAATGGTTTGAGCACACATTAAATGTGCAGTAGACAGTAGTGTGagttttcgaattttctctttGTTCAAATGATAAGTCATCATCGTATATAGAAAATAGATGATACATAAAAATCCAAGTTGTGATCCATTCATTAATTCTTGAGTACATGAAAATTAAACTTGAGACCTAACCATGGACATGCGAAATTTATAATCATAGCCTATATTTTTTCTCCCTCTATGCAGTCATGAGGCAGCATTGATTGAAAGAATTGTTGATCACATACAAAAATTACTGAttcctaagttgccatcatcagTAGGAAACCTCGTTGGTGTTGAATCAAGGATGAAAAAGTTGAATTCACTCATTGGTATGCAGTTGGATGATGTTCGCTTTATAGGTATATGGGGCATGGGAGGCATAGGAAAAACAACAACTGCCAGATTAATATATGAATCAATCGAAGAGCAGTTCAACTTTAGTTGCTTTCTTGCAAACGTTAGAGAGGTTTCTGCAACAAATGGCATAGTTCACATCCAAAGGGAACTTCTTTCTCATCTTTCTGTAAGAAGTAATTACTTTCATAATTTGTTTGATGGGGTAAAAATAATAGCAAACTCTTTGCACAACAAAAAGGTCCTCCTTGTTCTTGATGATATAAGTGAAAGAAGCCAATTAGAGAACTTAGCCGGAAAACAAGAATGGTTTGGTCCCGGTAGCAGAATAATAATCACTACTAGAAATAAGCATCTGCTAATGACACATGGCGTGCATCAGACATGCGAGCTTGAAGGCTTAGTTCAGGAAGAAGCCCTTCATTTATTCTGTCTGAAAGCTTTTAAACAAGATCAACCCAAAAGCCAATATCAGAATTTGTGCAGCGAAGTGGTTCAATACACAAGAGGCCTTCCATTGGCACTTGAAGTATTGGGATCCCATCTTTGTGGAAGAACTCCTGTGGC includes:
- the LOC130961636 gene encoding uncharacterized protein LOC130961636 — protein: MMMRTRLLWSSLGFVSTSAVFSHFIWKDLWVDRHALSSEIDHHFHALQARVSNLESSSSLSGNQNPVSDQIEGSS